The genome window TGTTCAGTTGTAAGTTGACGCTTTTCATTGAGGATATCTGAGACAATAGACTCGGTTTTAAAAATAGGAACTAGGTCTTTTTGTCTCAGGTTAAATTCTTCGATTAAAGCTTTTAACAGTTCTACTCCGTAAATGTCAGGTATGGGTTCTCAAGTTTGCTCGTACTG of Oscillatoria nigro-viridis PCC 7112 contains these proteins:
- a CDS encoding helix-turn-helix domain-containing protein; the protein is MPDIYGVELLKALIEEFNLRQKDLVPIFKTESIVSDILNEKRQLTTEHIQKLAEFFSVSPAVFFPLHPVKKTA